In Roseimicrobium gellanilyticum, the following are encoded in one genomic region:
- a CDS encoding DUF1592 domain-containing protein translates to MSFCGASAQGDAKPPASSPEPQPKIQAKPEAAAAAPAPAPKPAAPLQTPTATAPTPAAAPAPKPHVALPAPQEVNHFLGKYCLECHDSGMQKGDREFETFSLPLKSVADLISAKDIIDQITLKEMPPKKADQPSDEERLAVLRALREGVVAARTKLDSSGSRTVMRRLSSREYENTLATLFGRRVDTLGLTADFPKEKTSQHIDTIGKTLVTSGFLVDQYFQAANRLVETRIGKPVTEPQQWRFNGHFVQYEELQGSHKDAFNFGFLNLYEQPNTDTRQGGYGHIEDFLNGVPVSGMYDIEVEAQAKHRDTHYDPAIFGIDFSEPFILGIVPGDVTKGHIHYPQAIEPVLATKTVPDDKPTRLYFRVWLEAGQTPRFIFPNGPYESRASVISINQKYKDEFKEKIPTSLVGRAHILREGKLPHIRISEVKVKGPVKEKAGSVEEAAVFGSEGFKEDRAVEQLFAFAEKAYRRPLTDSDRQPLRGLYEKRVGEKAAPRQAALDVVKLILCSPSFLYLSEITDESSKALNPYDLASRLSFALWAAPPDRALLDAAKSGQLTQDEELKKQIQRMLSDEKSTGFVNGFLDSWLSLRDLGSQPPPRETNRAYYAEDLPASMKTEVSLFFRDLLKNNGSASQFISSDYTFVDKKLAKLYDLPEAKTLRLADGFRKVSLQGNKRRGGLMGMAGILTVSANGVETSPVTRGVWVSENILGIHPPPPPDEVPAIEPDVSGATTIRERLAKHSTDKTCAECHHKIDPLGFSLEAYDPIGHWRSTYPKPKKKDAVAPPIDTTGEFPSGETYTDVTGFKKILQETREDLFIRHLIGEILAYSTGRLMESTDDFVIQDIHEKAKKQGLGLRTILVECLTSETFRSR, encoded by the coding sequence ATGTCGTTCTGCGGCGCCAGTGCGCAAGGGGACGCGAAGCCACCGGCTTCGTCTCCCGAACCGCAGCCGAAGATTCAGGCAAAACCGGAAGCCGCGGCGGCTGCGCCTGCACCTGCTCCCAAGCCTGCGGCCCCACTTCAGACTCCCACCGCCACCGCACCCACTCCTGCTGCGGCACCAGCGCCCAAGCCGCATGTCGCTTTGCCGGCACCACAGGAAGTAAATCACTTCTTGGGCAAGTATTGTCTGGAGTGCCATGACTCTGGCATGCAGAAGGGTGACCGGGAGTTTGAGACCTTTTCCTTGCCGTTGAAGTCTGTCGCCGACCTGATCTCGGCCAAGGACATCATCGACCAGATCACACTGAAAGAGATGCCGCCGAAGAAGGCGGACCAGCCTTCTGATGAGGAGCGGCTCGCGGTCTTGCGGGCGCTGCGCGAAGGCGTGGTGGCCGCACGCACCAAGCTGGACAGCTCTGGGTCCCGCACCGTGATGCGGCGGCTTTCCAGCCGTGAGTATGAGAACACTCTCGCGACGCTCTTTGGCCGGCGCGTGGACACCCTTGGACTGACCGCAGATTTCCCGAAGGAGAAGACCAGCCAGCACATCGATACCATTGGCAAGACGCTGGTGACTTCAGGCTTCCTCGTGGACCAGTACTTCCAGGCCGCGAACCGCCTGGTAGAGACCCGCATTGGCAAGCCTGTGACGGAGCCGCAGCAGTGGCGTTTCAATGGCCACTTCGTCCAGTACGAGGAACTACAGGGCTCGCACAAGGACGCCTTCAACTTTGGCTTCCTCAATCTCTACGAGCAGCCCAACACCGACACGCGTCAGGGCGGCTACGGGCACATTGAGGACTTCCTGAACGGCGTGCCGGTTTCCGGCATGTACGACATCGAAGTGGAGGCGCAGGCCAAGCACCGGGACACGCACTATGATCCCGCGATTTTTGGCATCGATTTTTCGGAGCCATTCATCCTCGGCATTGTGCCCGGAGATGTGACCAAGGGACACATTCACTATCCCCAGGCCATTGAGCCCGTGCTCGCGACGAAGACAGTGCCGGATGACAAACCGACGCGCCTCTATTTTCGAGTGTGGCTGGAGGCAGGGCAGACGCCACGGTTCATCTTCCCCAACGGCCCGTATGAATCCCGTGCCTCAGTGATCTCGATCAACCAGAAGTACAAAGACGAGTTCAAGGAAAAGATCCCCACCTCTCTTGTGGGCCGCGCCCATATCCTTCGCGAAGGCAAGCTGCCGCACATCCGCATCAGCGAGGTGAAGGTCAAGGGACCGGTGAAGGAGAAAGCTGGCAGCGTGGAGGAAGCCGCGGTCTTCGGCAGCGAAGGCTTCAAGGAAGACCGTGCGGTGGAGCAGCTTTTCGCCTTTGCAGAGAAGGCCTATCGTCGTCCCTTGACCGACAGTGACCGTCAGCCGCTGCGTGGACTCTATGAAAAGCGCGTGGGTGAAAAGGCCGCACCCCGACAGGCTGCACTGGACGTGGTGAAGCTCATCCTGTGCTCGCCCTCGTTTCTCTACCTCAGCGAGATTACCGATGAGTCGTCGAAGGCGCTGAATCCCTACGACCTCGCTTCCCGCCTTTCCTTTGCCCTGTGGGCCGCGCCTCCGGATCGCGCCTTGCTGGACGCTGCCAAATCGGGCCAGCTTACCCAGGATGAGGAGTTGAAAAAACAGATCCAGCGTATGCTGTCGGATGAGAAGAGCACAGGCTTCGTCAATGGCTTCCTCGATAGCTGGTTGAGCCTGCGCGACCTCGGCAGCCAGCCGCCGCCGCGTGAGACGAACCGTGCGTACTACGCGGAGGATCTGCCCGCCTCCATGAAGACGGAAGTCAGCCTCTTCTTCCGTGACCTGCTCAAGAATAATGGCTCGGCCAGCCAGTTTATCAGTTCGGACTACACCTTCGTGGATAAGAAGCTCGCCAAGCTCTACGACCTGCCCGAAGCGAAAACACTGCGCCTTGCCGATGGCTTCAGGAAGGTCAGCCTGCAAGGCAACAAGCGTCGCGGTGGTCTCATGGGCATGGCCGGCATCCTCACAGTAAGCGCCAATGGCGTGGAGACCTCGCCCGTCACGCGTGGTGTGTGGGTCAGTGAAAACATCCTTGGCATCCATCCACCGCCGCCACCGGATGAAGTGCCCGCCATTGAGCCTGACGTGTCCGGGGCAACGACCATCCGCGAGCGTCTGGCGAAGCACAGCACGGACAAGACGTGTGCGGAGTGCCATCACAAGATCGATCCGCTTGGCTTCAGCCTGGAGGCCTATGATCCCATCGGACACTGGCGCAGCACGTATCCCAAGCCGAAGAAGAAGGACGCCGTGGCGCCGCCCATTGATACTACCGGAGAGTTCCCTTCCGGCGAGACCTATACGGACGTCACGGGCTTCAAGAAGATCCTGCAGGAGACCCGGGAGGATCTCTTCATCCGCCATCTCATCGGTGAGATCCTCGCCTACAGCACTGGTCGCCTCATGGAATCCACGGATGACTTCGTGATCCAGGATATCCACGAAAAGGCCAAGAAGCAGGGCCTCGGCCTGCGCACCATTCTCGTGGAATGTCTGACGAGTGAGACCTTTCGCTCAAGGTAG